A genomic region of Terriglobia bacterium contains the following coding sequences:
- a CDS encoding ROK family protein, translating into MKVLVIDIGGTHVKIYATGHLEAVKLPSGRTLTPKKMVKAVREATAGWNYSVVSIGYPGPVVHGRPLHDPVNLGGGWVGFDFQKAFGCPVKIINDAAMQALGSYRGGRMLFLGLGTGLGSALIVDGVLEPMELAHLPYKHGRTFEQHVGAAALKRRGEKKWIKTVYEVVAQLKNALQADYVVLGGGNSKRLKNLPPDTCAGDNENACQGGFRLWHSETQRTPLAAAGD; encoded by the coding sequence ATGAAAGTTCTGGTGATTGATATCGGTGGTACTCACGTCAAGATCTATGCCACCGGGCATCTGGAGGCGGTCAAACTTCCCTCCGGCCGAACGCTCACTCCCAAGAAGATGGTGAAGGCGGTGCGCGAAGCCACGGCCGGCTGGAATTACTCGGTCGTCTCCATTGGTTATCCCGGCCCGGTGGTGCATGGAAGACCGCTGCACGACCCGGTCAACCTTGGCGGCGGATGGGTTGGATTTGATTTCCAGAAGGCGTTTGGTTGCCCGGTCAAGATCATTAACGATGCCGCCATGCAGGCCCTCGGCAGTTATCGCGGCGGTCGGATGCTGTTTCTCGGTCTGGGTACCGGCTTGGGCTCCGCCCTGATTGTGGACGGCGTCCTCGAACCCATGGAACTCGCCCACCTGCCCTACAAGCATGGGCGCACGTTCGAGCAGCACGTCGGAGCTGCGGCCCTGAAGCGCCGGGGAGAAAAGAAATGGATCAAGACCGTCTACGAGGTTGTCGCCCAGTTGAAGAACGCCTTGCAGGCTGACTACGTCGTGCTCGGCGGAGGAAACTCCAAACGGCTTAAGAATCTGCCACCGGACACATGCGCCGGCGACAACGAAAATGCGTGCCAGGGCGGGTTCCGCCTCTGGCATTCCGAGACGCAGCGCACGCCGCTGGCTGCCGCGGGCGATTAA